One Methanomassiliicoccales archaeon genomic region harbors:
- a CDS encoding biotin/lipoate A/B protein ligase family protein: MLWRLIDTDLASPEFTVAADEAMMIARHKNMVPNTLHLYRLDRPTVTLGCSENIDEDINLEVAKENDVAIVRRASGGGAFFVNQDQILYSTVVSTDTIPEKPEETYEVICEAIVKALGYMGIKAEFKPINDIVVKGRRISRSFQIRKWDVVLQHGTLIIDADFDMMFRILKTRRKRIRSSEDMTSLTRELRRMPSIDEVKRALVRAFAEEFQVEMVKGVLTYFEERMISALIADKYGRAEYKLL, translated from the coding sequence ATGCTTTGGCGCCTGATCGATACTGATCTAGCATCTCCCGAGTTCACTGTCGCTGCCGACGAGGCAATGATGATAGCTCGACACAAGAATATGGTGCCTAACACACTTCACTTGTATCGTCTGGATCGTCCAACGGTAACTTTGGGTTGCTCAGAAAATATCGATGAAGATATCAATCTTGAAGTTGCCAAGGAGAATGACGTTGCCATTGTTAGACGGGCGAGTGGTGGGGGAGCATTTTTTGTAAATCAGGATCAAATTCTATACTCTACAGTGGTAAGTACAGACACTATCCCAGAAAAGCCTGAGGAAACATATGAAGTGATATGTGAGGCAATTGTCAAAGCGCTCGGTTATATGGGCATAAAGGCTGAATTTAAACCCATCAACGATATCGTTGTTAAAGGAAGAAGAATATCCAGAAGCTTTCAGATAAGAAAATGGGACGTAGTCCTACAGCATGGTACATTGATTATAGACGCTGACTTTGACATGATGTTTCGAATTCTGAAGACTCGGAGAAAGAGGATTAGATCATCAGAGGATATGACATCCCTCACCAGAGAACTCAGGCGAATGCCATCAATTGATGAGGTCAAGAGAGCGCTCGTGCGGGCTTTTGCCGAAGAATTTCAAGTGGAAATGGTCAAAGGTGTACTGACTTACTTCGAGGAAAGAATGATTTCCGCGCTGATCGCAGATAAATATGGACGAGCAGAGTACAAACTCCTTTGA
- a CDS encoding TrkA C-terminal domain-containing protein: MKEHSPEKIEGVSGTVRELLTKMKDTSEVIVDLAYAALMFDSKEIAEEVSKLEEEMDTLRYEIRIRTMLAARTKRDAIQLSGLLQIASAAATISHAAADMVRLLDLDIEKRPFLSFVLREAEEKIRMVNLLERSDMVNRTIEDLGVDYKTGMRIIAIKRGKRWIYDPEDNVRLKAGDILIVRGTEDGYEKLNKYASGEMPWPDDLQYEGG, encoded by the coding sequence TTGAAGGAACATTCTCCTGAAAAAATCGAGGGGGTCTCTGGAACCGTTAGAGAGTTGCTCACGAAAATGAAGGACACTTCAGAGGTCATCGTTGATCTTGCCTATGCAGCGTTGATGTTTGATAGCAAGGAAATCGCCGAAGAGGTAAGCAAGCTGGAGGAGGAAATGGATACACTGCGTTATGAAATAAGAATCAGGACGATGCTTGCCGCTAGAACGAAACGAGATGCTATTCAGCTGTCTGGCCTTCTACAGATTGCATCTGCCGCCGCGACAATTTCTCACGCCGCTGCCGATATGGTTAGATTGCTGGATCTAGATATAGAGAAACGCCCCTTCCTTTCTTTTGTTTTGCGGGAAGCTGAGGAAAAAATCAGAATGGTCAATCTCTTAGAACGCTCTGATATGGTCAACAGAACAATAGAGGATTTGGGTGTGGACTACAAGACGGGAATGAGAATCATAGCCATTAAGAGGGGCAAAAGATGGATTTATGATCCAGAAGATAACGTAAGGTTGAAAGCAGGCGATATTCTAATTGTTAGGGGCACAGAAGATGGATATGAGAAATTGAATAAATATGCAAGTGGCGAGATGCCATGGCCCGATGACCTACAATATGAGGGAGGGTAA
- a CDS encoding GNAT family N-acetyltransferase, producing the protein MFRIESLKEEDRGAVRALELFCLRETLENSLTKKWSELSQELIDQLGASSKTSFEHYLRQGLSYVAKEDSMIVGFIFAQMIPHILSLPSVIWIENLGVHPEFRRKGIAYKLLKTVASEGKKLGAKAIYSTIMPDNIRSIMLHKKLGFFVDSRKIALLDLDRFE; encoded by the coding sequence ATGTTTAGAATCGAGTCTTTGAAGGAGGAAGATAGAGGTGCCGTGAGAGCGCTCGAACTGTTTTGTTTAAGAGAGACTTTGGAGAATTCACTGACGAAAAAATGGAGTGAACTTTCACAGGAGCTTATCGACCAGCTTGGAGCTTCATCGAAAACTTCCTTCGAACACTATTTGCGACAGGGGTTGAGTTATGTGGCAAAAGAGGATTCGATGATTGTTGGGTTCATCTTTGCTCAGATGATTCCGCACATACTCAGTCTTCCCAGCGTTATATGGATCGAGAATCTTGGAGTTCATCCCGAGTTCAGAAGGAAGGGTATAGCATACAAGTTGTTGAAGACTGTTGCTAGCGAGGGTAAGAAGCTCGGTGCTAAAGCTATTTATAGTACGATCATGCCTGACAACATCAGATCGATCATGCTTCATAAAAAGCTGGGATTCTTCGTCGACAGTAGAAAGATCGCCCTCTTAGACCTCGATCGTTTTGAGTGA
- a CDS encoding magnesium transporter: MAGATLGFMTDTLSILPGLMVLIPPAIGMRGNIYGALGSRLGTAMHLGTFEMTLKRGSVLRQNLEASIFLTLAISLLMGILAKLITELLGFQSISVSMFVFISILGGVLAGLVLMCVNILVAYVGFKRGWDIDNFSAPIITAAGDIVTLPMLFLSAIIVINAPELLIHVFSIIFIIITAVALSIALRKRGEIEKRIMKESIPVLTLCIILDIGAGISIEHKLEELVAFPALLVLIPPFLEDANALGGILTSRLSSMLHVGIIRSRKLPGKIEIENFIIIGILALWVFTLVGISAHFVSMLLNLSSPGLSLMILISLVAGFLTIIVLMVISYYIAVITYRFSLDPDNHSIPLTSSSIDFVGAFFLMEVMILFGVA; encoded by the coding sequence TTGGCTGGAGCGACCCTCGGTTTCATGACCGACACTCTTTCCATTTTGCCAGGTCTAATGGTCTTGATACCACCAGCAATTGGGATGCGCGGAAATATATATGGCGCTCTCGGGAGTAGGCTTGGAACAGCAATGCACCTAGGTACCTTCGAAATGACTTTGAAAAGGGGAAGCGTCCTCAGACAAAATCTCGAAGCCTCGATATTTCTAACCCTTGCGATTTCTCTGTTGATGGGAATACTAGCGAAGTTAATAACAGAACTGCTCGGCTTCCAGAGCATCTCCGTTTCTATGTTTGTTTTCATTTCAATTCTGGGTGGAGTTCTTGCCGGGCTCGTACTTATGTGCGTCAATATACTGGTTGCTTATGTGGGATTCAAGAGAGGATGGGACATCGATAATTTTTCTGCCCCTATAATAACAGCAGCGGGGGATATAGTCACTCTACCAATGCTATTCTTATCTGCAATCATCGTCATCAATGCTCCAGAACTATTGATTCATGTTTTCAGTATCATCTTTATCATTATCACTGCTGTAGCGCTTTCGATAGCTTTGAGAAAGAGGGGAGAAATCGAGAAAAGAATAATGAAGGAAAGTATACCGGTTTTGACGCTGTGCATCATTTTAGATATAGGTGCTGGAATATCAATAGAACATAAACTTGAGGAACTTGTTGCATTCCCTGCACTTTTGGTATTGATACCTCCCTTTCTTGAAGATGCAAATGCGCTCGGTGGAATACTCACATCGAGGCTCTCCTCGATGTTACACGTTGGTATAATTAGATCGCGGAAATTGCCCGGGAAGATTGAAATCGAGAATTTCATTATAATAGGTATATTAGCGCTTTGGGTTTTCACGCTTGTTGGAATCTCTGCGCACTTTGTTTCCATGCTCCTAAATCTAAGTTCGCCTGGCCTTTCGCTGATGATATTGATATCCCTCGTTGCTGGCTTCCTAACAATAATCGTGCTCATGGTCATTTCTTACTACATCGCTGTCATCACCTATCGTTTTTCACTGGATCCAGATAACCATAGCATTCCGTTGACATCATCCTCAATCGACTTCGTCGGCGCTTTTTTTCTTATGGAGGTCATGATACTGTTTGGAGTTGCTTGA
- a CDS encoding TrkA C-terminal domain-containing protein — MEELEKMFLEAKDTSELMIDLAYSSLLYNNKEIAEEVFVMEEMVDELTSRLQEEAIKRAIDDKNVHKALAVIRLATSIEEISDAAMQIADIVLRELQLHPVVHLSLKESDVIITTAKVSEKSELVNKTLEEIKLPSRSGMWLVAIKRGKKYIYGPDKHAVIQPDDILIARGPPEGEGYFKCLAAGDQNEQFS, encoded by the coding sequence TTGGAAGAGCTCGAAAAGATGTTCTTGGAAGCTAAAGATACCTCAGAACTAATGATAGACCTTGCGTATTCCTCCCTCTTGTACAATAACAAGGAAATAGCCGAAGAGGTCTTCGTCATGGAGGAGATGGTTGATGAGCTCACCAGCCGTCTTCAGGAGGAAGCTATCAAACGGGCGATAGATGACAAGAATGTGCATAAAGCCCTTGCAGTGATTAGACTTGCAACTTCGATCGAAGAGATCTCAGATGCTGCGATGCAGATAGCGGACATCGTTTTGAGAGAATTGCAACTACACCCAGTAGTTCACCTCAGTCTTAAGGAATCAGACGTGATCATAACCACGGCAAAGGTCAGTGAAAAATCAGAACTTGTGAACAAGACTTTAGAAGAAATCAAATTGCCATCAAGAAGTGGGATGTGGCTTGTAGCCATTAAGAGAGGAAAGAAATATATTTACGGCCCTGACAAACACGCCGTAATTCAGCCTGATGATATTCTGATCGCACGAGGGCCTCCAGAAGGCGAAGGGTATTTCAAGTGTCTAGCGGCCGGCGATCAAAACGAGCAATTCAGTTAA
- a CDS encoding FAD-binding oxidoreductase has protein sequence METQLLDKIKDIVGDENCSTRIADLYTYGFDASIHHKTPDLVVQPRTTEEVSQILKLANDSKIPVLARGGGTGLCGSAVPVWGGIVLDMTRMNKIKEIRVEDLYCVVEPGVVYDKLNESLAPYGFFFPPTPGSGEACTIGGMVATNASGMRAIKYGATRDYVLGLEVVLANGDIIRTGTRTMKNSSGYQLERLFVGSEGTLGVITEVILRIAPKPRKSAMAVAAFDSLEKAGRCVSAIIAKPLIPSAIELMDKICIKAVNKTMNVGFPDCEALCLIEVDGDPKVVEDEVRIVHTICKETGALSVEFSTDAKQMAKWTAGRKAVLPALSRYGDEYVSVSLADDMAVPISKIPETVVAFQKIAERNHVIIGTYGHAADGNLHTKMLLNPLSEESWKNGEKAVAEIFDAVIAVGGTVTGEHGVGISKAPYMQKERRDTLALMKTIKQALDPNNILNPGKLMEWNGSIIKYLRYPANP, from the coding sequence TTGGAAACGCAACTACTGGATAAAATAAAAGATATTGTGGGAGATGAGAACTGTTCAACCCGCATAGCTGACCTATACACCTACGGCTTTGATGCATCAATACATCATAAGACCCCAGATCTAGTGGTTCAACCTCGAACAACGGAAGAAGTGTCACAAATACTGAAGCTGGCGAATGATAGCAAAATACCAGTGCTTGCAAGAGGTGGAGGTACCGGGCTGTGCGGGAGTGCGGTTCCTGTATGGGGCGGTATTGTATTAGATATGACTAGGATGAACAAAATTAAAGAGATTAGAGTAGAAGACCTCTATTGTGTTGTAGAACCTGGTGTAGTTTATGACAAATTGAACGAATCTCTAGCGCCATACGGCTTCTTCTTTCCACCGACACCAGGAAGCGGGGAAGCATGCACGATCGGCGGGATGGTAGCCACAAACGCATCAGGAATGCGTGCTATAAAGTATGGCGCAACGCGAGATTATGTGCTTGGCCTTGAAGTAGTTCTAGCTAATGGGGATATAATAAGAACGGGCACGCGGACTATGAAAAATTCATCAGGATATCAGTTGGAGCGGCTGTTCGTCGGCAGTGAGGGGACACTTGGAGTTATAACAGAAGTCATACTCAGGATTGCACCGAAGCCAAGAAAGTCAGCTATGGCCGTTGCAGCGTTTGATTCGCTTGAGAAAGCTGGTAGATGTGTCTCTGCAATCATCGCGAAACCTTTAATTCCATCAGCTATTGAACTCATGGATAAGATTTGTATCAAAGCCGTCAATAAGACCATGAATGTCGGTTTTCCAGATTGTGAGGCGCTTTGTTTAATAGAGGTTGATGGTGATCCGAAAGTTGTTGAGGATGAGGTTAGAATTGTTCATACAATCTGCAAGGAAACAGGCGCTTTGAGCGTGGAATTTTCAACAGATGCTAAGCAGATGGCGAAATGGACTGCTGGAAGAAAGGCAGTCCTTCCCGCACTCAGCAGATATGGTGATGAATACGTTTCTGTCTCATTGGCTGACGATATGGCCGTTCCGATATCAAAAATTCCAGAAACCGTTGTGGCTTTTCAGAAAATAGCAGAACGAAATCATGTGATTATTGGTACATACGGTCACGCGGCCGATGGAAACCTTCACACAAAGATGCTGTTAAATCCGCTATCTGAAGAATCGTGGAAAAATGGGGAAAAGGCAGTGGCAGAGATCTTTGATGCGGTTATTGCTGTCGGGGGAACGGTTACCGGCGAACACGGTGTCGGAATTTCAAAGGCCCCGTATATGCAAAAAGAAAGAAGGGATACGTTGGCATTAATGAAAACCATCAAACAGGCACTCGATCCAAACAATATCCTAAATCCTGGAAAGTTGATGGAGTGGAACGGGAGTATCATAAAATATCTCCGATATCCTGCCAACCCTTAG
- a CDS encoding adenylate kinase: MKPALVLLGPPGSGKGTQAMQLARVMGLVHISTGDMLREAIKQGTPLGLKAKSFVDSGKLVPDEVVIELIRDKASKSNGTLLFDGFPRNLAQAKLLDEIVVVKGVINLNISEKVILSRLTKRRTCKQCGAVYNLETNPPSTTCRCDKCGGELFQRSDDSEEVIRERLETYRNATMPLIDYYQKKGLLIDIDGEGSIEEVFERIRNAVSGIQ; encoded by the coding sequence GTGAAACCTGCACTCGTATTACTTGGACCTCCTGGTTCTGGAAAGGGAACGCAAGCGATGCAATTAGCTAGGGTAATGGGTCTAGTACATATTTCGACAGGAGATATGCTTCGAGAAGCGATAAAGCAAGGGACGCCCCTAGGCTTGAAGGCGAAGTCTTTTGTAGATTCTGGAAAGCTGGTGCCTGATGAAGTTGTTATAGAGTTGATACGGGACAAAGCATCAAAATCCAATGGTACACTTCTTTTTGACGGGTTCCCAAGGAATTTGGCACAGGCAAAATTGCTTGATGAAATCGTCGTAGTAAAGGGAGTTATAAATCTCAATATCAGCGAAAAAGTAATACTGAGCAGACTTACAAAAAGGCGGACATGCAAGCAATGTGGCGCAGTCTACAATTTAGAAACAAATCCACCTTCCACTACATGTCGATGTGATAAATGTGGTGGCGAGCTCTTTCAACGATCAGACGATTCAGAAGAGGTTATAAGAGAGCGTCTCGAAACTTATAGGAATGCGACAATGCCATTGATTGATTACTATCAAAAAAAGGGTCTTTTAATTGATATTGATGGAGAAGGATCAATCGAAGAAGTTTTTGAAAGAATTCGAAACGCCGTTTCAGGCATTCAGTGA
- a CDS encoding Zn-dependent protease, whose translation MFDEYSIYLPYGYRRTRFGRTEIIHILIAVAVLTLAFGIVLVDSTAYQLKVSITEAFGYSLGISFLVVLTGFLLHELAHKFTAQKRGAWAEFRIYPFGLILALAFAFFGFVFAAPGAVYIQGNMTRRQNGIISLSGPSTNLALGAVFYGLWFVSPPLSIAAFVFRWVSVINLFLAVFNMIPLPPLDGSKIVRWNVPIFVVVFAITIVLLVFSLGLVF comes from the coding sequence ATGTTTGATGAATATTCGATTTATTTGCCATACGGATATCGGCGAACAAGATTTGGGAGAACGGAAATCATCCATATCCTGATTGCCGTCGCTGTACTTACTTTGGCATTTGGCATTGTTCTCGTGGATTCGACGGCTTACCAGCTGAAGGTATCTATTACGGAAGCTTTCGGATATTCTCTCGGAATTTCATTTCTCGTCGTTCTTACTGGATTTCTTCTGCACGAATTAGCTCACAAATTCACAGCTCAAAAAAGGGGCGCATGGGCTGAGTTTAGGATTTATCCATTCGGATTGATACTTGCTTTGGCGTTTGCATTCTTTGGATTTGTGTTCGCTGCACCAGGTGCAGTTTACATTCAAGGCAACATGACCCGCAGACAAAATGGCATCATCAGTCTTTCAGGTCCCTCAACAAATCTTGCGCTCGGAGCAGTTTTCTACGGGCTGTGGTTTGTTTCGCCCCCTTTATCCATTGCCGCATTTGTATTTAGGTGGGTAAGTGTGATAAATCTATTCCTGGCAGTTTTCAACATGATTCCGCTTCCGCCTCTTGATGGCTCGAAGATTGTAAGGTGGAATGTGCCTATTTTTGTAGTTGTCTTCGCGATAACGATAGTATTGCTGGTGTTTTCCTTGGGTCTGGTTTTCTAG
- a CDS encoding PKD domain-containing protein: protein MVNKINGAKIITGLLVISILVSSLAFLPVPAAVATSSSSQIAFNVVDEEGKPVTGVRATLTEVHTLERYTNSSDSSGLVTFTPLPGYYELRLTKSGYFDSVYPQIIRFEGMASLALNLIVLSEMPVANYTLSVDVLENGTSSPVLGVRLRVIDIENNLQEVYNSTSPNGSFVISTYSSTFKLVVSCAGYATNVTTVVMDANKTMTIYMDRSTVLRGYVYLNGIPVSKGLTAILVSASPLLDLEKRIVKPKILGTNYFEFDAYPGEFFLIVDASNAKANITRIVITATKTVMVNLTSQSAQTISYSIEYYEEDWNHFNLTTTVIMDYDATIACLPLSYLRNIRMQIDFALGNADGYVDETEYQAFISKIWSFGPQNVTSEWLVKINETKYIAQAEGFSSVEYAGLLGFVNVTDQYSAVFKTRYDSVVEIPLGGASYAGKFYVAYDTAAVNYTYNIKLPTNYELTANATSTSYVKVYGYINITLEPEMYALSSFGQVTTTFQKSVSPKAIASLITGDHVYDVRDANSTLLYYIVSKDKEITFSASGSYDPNGNPLKYKWDFGDGNTTEVITTTTKHAYSVKIYELIVTLTVVDVAGLQDSANFKVRIDSVNPTPIINVYGKQLQNNKVYANQSEALKFNGGASYDYTNSSQDAEKGVIRSWKWDFGDGNQTTVLRGENQNVSHAYPMAGSYIVKLNVTDVVGHYAITQLTVVVKDTSAPIISFNILNSKYNPVMTATENETLIFDASSTRDNVDSLQNLTFRWDFGDGTNATGMNVTHQFSAIRTFSVKLTVTDKSGNSANLTKQIVITSSPRPDLRVTSVVFEPSIFTEGELGTMKLNVTNVGNANATNIIATFYKVTITGQKIALGTSSTLNGTVGGSLLPGNWGIITFQWKPDIKGNYTIYVEVVSSDEINKKDNSLTTTLSVKEAGWKAIAIYGGIFAVIIVVIVLIYMRKRLPRISRKTKGETKPETKPEKGAKDKK, encoded by the coding sequence ATGGTGAACAAGATTAATGGAGCAAAGATTATAACAGGATTGCTGGTTATTTCGATTCTGGTCTCGTCACTGGCATTCTTGCCAGTACCTGCCGCTGTCGCGACCAGTTCATCCAGCCAGATAGCATTTAATGTTGTAGATGAAGAAGGAAAACCTGTGACTGGAGTCCGAGCAACGCTGACAGAAGTTCACACTCTTGAGCGCTATACGAACTCGAGTGATTCAAGCGGTCTTGTTACTTTCACTCCGTTGCCTGGATATTATGAATTGAGGTTGACTAAGTCGGGGTATTTTGATAGCGTTTATCCCCAGATAATCCGATTTGAGGGAATGGCTTCCCTTGCGCTCAATCTTATCGTGCTTAGTGAGATGCCTGTGGCGAACTATACACTGAGTGTAGATGTTCTAGAAAATGGGACGAGCAGCCCTGTACTCGGTGTAAGACTCAGGGTCATTGACATCGAAAATAATTTACAAGAAGTTTATAATTCGACTTCACCAAATGGTTCCTTTGTAATTTCTACGTATTCATCTACGTTCAAACTCGTTGTCTCCTGCGCAGGATATGCTACAAACGTCACCACTGTTGTGATGGATGCAAACAAAACAATGACAATATACATGGATAGATCAACAGTGCTGCGAGGCTATGTTTATCTGAATGGGATACCTGTTTCAAAGGGTCTTACTGCCATCCTCGTATCAGCTTCACCCTTGCTCGATCTCGAAAAAAGAATCGTCAAGCCCAAAATTTTGGGAACGAATTACTTTGAATTCGACGCGTATCCTGGTGAATTTTTCTTGATCGTTGATGCCTCGAACGCAAAGGCAAACATAACTCGGATTGTTATTACTGCTACTAAAACAGTCATGGTGAACTTGACTTCTCAATCAGCCCAGACGATTAGTTACTCAATAGAATATTACGAGGAAGATTGGAATCATTTTAATCTCACCACTACTGTAATAATGGATTACGATGCAACCATAGCATGTCTCCCTCTAAGTTATCTAAGAAATATCAGAATGCAGATCGATTTTGCGCTTGGTAATGCTGATGGTTATGTGGATGAAACGGAGTATCAGGCATTTATTTCAAAAATTTGGTCTTTTGGCCCGCAGAACGTTACGAGTGAATGGCTGGTAAAAATCAATGAAACAAAGTATATCGCTCAGGCAGAAGGTTTTTCATCAGTTGAATATGCAGGTCTTTTAGGATTCGTAAATGTCACGGACCAGTACTCAGCAGTTTTTAAGACTCGCTATGATTCGGTTGTCGAAATACCCCTTGGAGGAGCATCCTATGCTGGGAAGTTTTACGTGGCTTACGACACTGCTGCAGTTAACTATACTTATAATATCAAATTGCCGACCAATTATGAATTGACCGCTAACGCGACCAGTACATCATATGTGAAAGTCTATGGTTACATCAACATAACGTTGGAACCAGAAATGTATGCATTGAGTTCATTCGGGCAAGTCACAACAACGTTCCAAAAATCAGTTTCACCCAAGGCTATTGCATCGTTGATTACAGGCGATCATGTATATGATGTGAGGGACGCAAATTCTACGCTACTTTACTACATTGTGTCAAAGGATAAAGAAATCACGTTTAGTGCAAGTGGATCTTACGATCCTAACGGGAATCCCTTGAAATACAAATGGGATTTTGGAGACGGCAACACAACAGAAGTGATCACGACGACAACTAAACATGCGTATTCGGTGAAGATTTATGAGCTCATCGTGACTCTGACGGTGGTAGATGTCGCAGGTTTGCAGGATTCAGCAAACTTCAAGGTGCGCATTGATTCTGTTAACCCCACACCAATCATAAATGTGTACGGTAAGCAGCTGCAGAACAACAAGGTCTATGCAAATCAGTCAGAGGCGTTGAAATTCAATGGAGGGGCCTCGTATGACTATACGAATTCCTCACAGGATGCTGAAAAAGGGGTAATTCGCTCCTGGAAATGGGATTTCGGTGACGGAAATCAAACTACAGTACTAAGGGGAGAAAATCAGAATGTTTCGCATGCATATCCAATGGCAGGCAGTTATATTGTAAAACTCAACGTAACTGATGTTGTAGGTCATTACGCTATTACGCAGTTAACGGTTGTCGTAAAGGACACTAGTGCACCAATCATATCCTTCAACATTTTAAATTCAAAATACAACCCTGTGATGACTGCAACAGAAAACGAGACACTGATCTTCGATGCGAGTTCCACTAGAGATAACGTCGACAGTCTGCAAAATCTTACATTTAGATGGGACTTCGGTGACGGAACTAATGCTACCGGTATGAACGTTACTCACCAATTTTCAGCAATAAGGACCTTCAGTGTAAAATTGACTGTGACAGACAAGTCCGGAAACTCAGCGAATTTGACAAAACAGATTGTAATAACTTCTTCTCCGAGACCCGACCTACGTGTTACATCGGTTGTGTTTGAACCGAGCATCTTTACAGAGGGAGAATTAGGTACGATGAAACTGAACGTCACCAACGTAGGGAATGCAAATGCTACAAACATCATAGCGACTTTCTATAAAGTTACAATAACAGGTCAGAAAATTGCACTCGGTACGTCGAGTACGCTAAATGGAACGGTCGGAGGATCTCTGCTGCCTGGGAATTGGGGGATCATCACATTCCAGTGGAAACCAGACATCAAGGGAAATTACACGATCTATGTAGAGGTCGTCTCAAGTGATGAAATTAATAAGAAAGATAACAGTCTCACTACGACGCTCAGCGTCAAGGAAGCTGGATGGAAGGCCATAGCGATTTATGGAGGCATATTCGCCGTCATCATTGTGGTAATCGTCCTCATTTATATGAGGAAGCGTCTGCCGAGGATTAGCAGAAAGACAAAGGGTGAGACAAAGCCAGAAACAAAACCAGAAAAAGGAGCGAAAGACAAAAAATAA
- a CDS encoding formate--phosphoribosylaminoimidazolecarboxamide ligase family protein, whose product MISREIIFEIMESYKKHEIKIGTLGSHSALDICDGAVEEGFRTFVVCQEGRDLTYSKYMKAIRNDVGDIRRGVVDEILPLKKFRDILNPSIQNKLIDESVLFVPNRSLTSYCGVDAIESEFRVPLVGSRNLLRTEERGMERDYYWLLEKAKLPFPRKVETPNDINSLTIIKMHHAKKKLERGFFTASSPSEYREKARQLIEQGVIDADDLSKARMEEYIIGPVFNLDFFYSPLEVEGERIELLGIDWRFESSLDGYVRLPAAQQLSLDRAGILPEYTVCGHNAATLRESLLEEAFRLAEKYVKATQEYFSPGIIGPFCLQTCVDKDLNFIIYDVAPRVGGGTNIHMSLGHPYGNTLWRKNMSTGRRLALEVRRAIEEGKLKEIVT is encoded by the coding sequence ATGATCAGCAGGGAAATTATCTTCGAAATCATGGAATCTTATAAGAAACACGAGATTAAAATAGGCACTCTGGGCTCTCACTCAGCGCTTGACATATGCGACGGTGCGGTTGAGGAAGGATTCAGGACTTTTGTTGTTTGCCAGGAGGGTAGAGATTTAACATACTCGAAATATATGAAGGCTATTCGAAACGACGTCGGTGATATTCGACGTGGTGTCGTTGATGAAATCTTACCCCTTAAGAAATTTAGGGATATTTTAAATCCGTCCATTCAGAACAAATTGATCGATGAAAGCGTTTTATTTGTGCCAAATCGTTCGCTCACGAGTTACTGCGGCGTTGATGCTATTGAGAGCGAGTTTAGAGTACCCTTAGTCGGTAGCAGGAATTTATTGCGTACAGAAGAAAGGGGGATGGAACGCGATTATTACTGGCTTCTGGAAAAAGCTAAATTACCGTTTCCACGAAAGGTCGAGACGCCCAATGATATAAATTCGCTGACAATAATAAAAATGCATCATGCAAAAAAGAAACTTGAGAGAGGATTCTTCACGGCCTCCTCGCCGAGCGAATACAGAGAAAAAGCACGACAGTTAATCGAACAAGGTGTTATCGATGCGGACGATCTTTCCAAAGCGAGAATGGAAGAATATATTATTGGACCCGTGTTCAATCTTGACTTCTTCTATTCTCCTCTTGAAGTCGAGGGGGAAAGGATCGAGCTACTCGGAATCGATTGGCGCTTTGAGAGCTCTCTCGACGGATATGTGAGACTGCCCGCCGCCCAGCAGCTTTCACTCGACAGGGCAGGCATTTTGCCAGAATACACGGTTTGCGGACATAATGCCGCGACATTGCGAGAATCTCTTCTTGAGGAAGCATTTAGGCTCGCTGAGAAATATGTGAAAGCAACTCAGGAATATTTCTCTCCAGGTATTATCGGACCTTTCTGCCTTCAGACCTGTGTAGATAAGGATCTTAACTTCATTATTTATGATGTTGCACCTCGTGTTGGCGGAGGAACGAATATTCACATGTCACTCGGTCATCCTTATGGTAACACATTATGGAGGAAGAATATGAGTACTGGTCGAAGGCTTGCGCTTGAGGTAAGGCGAGCGATCGAAGAAGGGAAATTAAAAGAAATCGTGACTTGA